TTCGTGCTAATCGAATttaatacaaagaaaaaaaccgaacaATCAACTATGGTATTACAGAGAACACTCGCATGGTTATGCTGTTCAGTTAGTTCATGTAATAAGATCAACCAATTTGCATTACATATTTGCAAATGATTACGGGCTAAAATGGGGCTAAAGTAAGCatacagaaagaaattttaaaaagtctggaaataaactatttttaaaatcgaTTCTTCTCTCACGGCCACATTTCCAAACCTCTGGTAACGAAAAGGCGATAGGAATGTAAGAACAGAAGAACAGAGAGCTATGTGCTTGAACTGTGGGACGCTTAGAATTTACTCATCGTCATCAGTGGATATTCAGTGAACCGCTCGAATCCGAACAATTCAAACAGGGACTTCATAAAGATTAAGTTGGTTTTTGAAACAAGAGTAAAGAGGTCATTTTTACTTGCAACGATATCTAACACAAATCAGGCGAATGAAATAACCTAGCCGTAACTGACTTTGATATGCGTGAAACGGCACTACTTCCCGATACCCCCAGTATTCTCACTTCATTACAGCTATGTGTAAGTCTGACGACAATTCTACTAGAATACTACTAGTACAATACTACCAGGTTGGGTGACATCTTGTAAAATGGTAAGGATATCGAAGGAACACTCGGAATTGTGTCCACCGTGTTGCGCACTTGGTTGCTAAGCAGCAGGGAAAGCAAGTCGCAGACCGCATTGCTGGATGCTGAAACTCGTTGCAGTTATATTCAACTCTATTATCTGCCTATTCTTCGTATATGTCAGAGGAGAAGCGTCGTTCTCGCAGCAAGGAAAAACAGACGGGAATCCCTTTGTCAAAATCTAAACTGTAAGCGTTTTAGAATTGTTCACGAACCTTAcggcacgtttttttttcgcatagcTCTTATGACATAGTAGATGGAACATTTGGGTTTTCTTCTCAATCTTACGGAATTCCTTATCCTTGATAAACTATTCGTTAGCATCTTGCCTCTCCTTTGATAACTATCCATTTCCCGCATCACTTACAGTGTTTACTTCGGTGTTGAACACATTGTGTTGGCGTGTCGCGTCACGTCCTCGCCAAGGGTGTAGCTGGCAGGACGGTTTATTTATAGCACAACCGCGTCTATAAACGCCTTGAAGCtccttttctcttgtttttttttcgtgttttattTGTCGTTTTTTGTTACAACAATACATAGAGGGAACTACATACCCTTGATCGTAGTCTGGGATCCAGTTTTGTTAGTGTTATCGTTCGTTTTGCTGCAAAGGCGCCTCCAATACTTTACTTCAAAAGGAGTGGATTTTACCTCTATATTTTCGTGTAACGGTGGCTAGCGTTCATCATGGTGGTCGATGATTGACAACTACGAAGAACGCTAATCATGATcgatgatgagaaaaaattaggcTAATTAGGATAAGAAATACCTAAGAATTAGGTTCTCTGAGGAGACGATCAGACAACACAAGAAACTGTTAATCTGCTAAAGGAGGATCTTGCTACTACCACTTCATCTTATCTCTGCAATATTCCATGAAAAAGGGCGAAAAACTATTTTGGAGTGGAGCGTTTCCACTAGATGTCTTTTGTGAGTCTCACCTGGAGATGTAATCAGATCACATCGGGTCGTACTATACTGAAATTTCAAGGTGAAATTACGAGAACCAAAGTCGAAAAAGATCGTGGTCAGTCAGCCCAAACGATCGACAAGTATGGATTAACTGCCAAGAGGGTTTGCTGTGTGTTTGGTGGGATTGGAAGGAAATTACCACTACGAGCACCTCGTAAACAATACCAAACAGACAATTCAGACCTGTACTCTCAAAAACTGACCAGGTTGAAGCAAATGATCGAAGCAGCCAGAATTGGTCAATAGGAAAGGTGTTGTGTTCCACCAAGATAACGCCGAGTTACAAACATCTGTAACGATTCGTCAGAAGCTCCGAGAGCCTAGATGGGTGGTTCTATCCCACCTGCCGTGCAGTCAAGACCTGGCACCAAGCGGCCAGCAccttttcaaacatttgcgaaattttcttgatggtaCAAAACTGGCCTCTAGAGAGGCCTGTGAACATGAGGTGGTCAAGGTCTTTGCCAGTGAGGACGAGGACTTCTTCAGGACTTCCATGAAATTGCCATCAAACTGCACAGAAGTTACTAAACAAAACGGCGCATATTTGAGCTGAATCGGTTAGTGCTAACTGTGTTAATCTCATCTtcgaaataaagcaaaaaacgCTCAAAACTTTTTGCTTCACCTAGTATtaaaaacggagaaaaaaaagctccgaGGAGCTCATCGGCGCCATCTTGCCGTCGATTAATGGTCAAATTGATCGGAGTTGCGAGCCAATGGTCGCCTCCATCGAAAACGTGACGCGTCACACTGATACCACCCTTTTGACGTGAACTGTACATACTTTTACTTCCatcttactttttattttacttttattttattttggtcCAAGACACATTTtctaaatcttttcttttattttctatttctctccTCCAAACTACTATTTTCCTAATCcattttcttattctcttcTCATATTTGCTCATAAAGGAAAGTTTTGGAAATAAACGCAAAAGTGAAGCGGAAGTATGAGACCACCTTCTTCTTGAACTGAACAGAATTATTTCTAGCAACAATAGGGAATTCTCTTAGTATTCTAATCGAACATCCACACGCGCAAAACAATGTCTATTCTGTGGTGCCAATCGGTTCCTCTGTAAGCGAACTCAAGCAGAGCCTTACAATAACTATATGGTGTTTGAAATCAGGTTCTACTGCGATTTGGGTTTGCAAAGATTTCGAGGCTTTGCGTCattaaattgtaaaaaaaaatgtttcatttaTCTCTCTCCGCGGCCATGAGCGATGCGCTTCACGAAGGAGGTGATCTGATTCACTATTTGCGCCAGCACAGTTTCAAATTTGTGTGCCAAAATCACACGCCGACGGATTATTCTCTCGCAAACCGGAATCTTTGGGAATCaccaaaatcaaattttggaAATAGCAGTTGAACGAAAGTGGACCGTTGATTTCAAATGTACTTCCAGAATTCAGTTTTGTCAAATGTATGATCTGAAAATAGGCAAAGTTTTGCAAAACGAATAGTTCGCCGAGAAGTTTTCTGAATAAGATCTCAACAGCTAAGAATGTACACTTTTTATAAACCTTCAACCTCACAACTTtcattttcagtgaaaatggaaatgtcgAATACAATTATGGTGCGAGCTACAGAAATCTAAACGATCCtctgattacgaatatgtttAACATTTTGTTCAACATCGGAAGCAAGCGCAAATCCTGGGAACGCCTTTTAGGTTCCGCGCATGTGTCTCCGCAGTGTAGCATGTGGTAGAATTGCGAAgttgtgaaagtaattaaaggcagcgtatcacggaaGCGGAACCGACGAAATGATTTCTCCGTGGGTAAATATTGTAGAATtcagggtgtagattacgagagCGAGAATGTAAAACCTTTGAATAGGCTGCGGAGGGAGCTGGAGCATGTACAAGGGTGGCAGTTTCTAACGTACCTCTTAAGGGCAGCTGTTTCCCTCGCTGTTTTTCACGATAATTAGGAGCAATTAGGGGGATGGAGGGGAGGGGGAAGGACGCTCGTAcccgtaatctacacttcGAACTCTAACTCCACTTTATATTTGCCCACAAAGAAACTAATATCGTCAGTTTCCcaatacgctgccttcaacgAATGTCATCGAAACTTCACCGATTTTCAGGCCAAAACTAAATGCTATATTTGAAATCGCCGGCTCACTTGCTTTTGACtactattttatgtttttaggCACGAGTTAGTATCAATGTTGCAGTAGACGTAATTCTAACCATCCACGAGTGTTCTTTCTTTCGCACAGTTTTCTTCCAGACCCAAGGCTGAAAAGCGCTCTCGTGATGTTTCTAACAGTAAGACAATGGAGAGTTCTAGAAGCAAGTCGAAAACGTGAGTATTAAATATCTAATGTCCTAGTCACGACATTTTCATTGCTTTTCGAGACATGTCTATATATGAAACTGCTAACAATTCAGATCGACCATAACCCCAACAGACTCGAAGAAACATGTAGAAAAGAAGTCAAAGCCTGCAGACGACAAAGCCCCAAAAAAACATCACAAGGTAGTCGTAAAACATAGCTTAAATATCTCACTCATATATCCCAGATCTCGAAATCTGCCAAGATGCtagtcttgtttttttttcctactcagATTTCTACTTCAAAATAAACGTTCCCTTCTGATGCTCCATCTTCACTTCAGACAAGCAAATCACTGTCTTCGGAAACAGAGAAGCATAATCGCAAATCCGAGATGAAAGAAACGAAGATCGAGACTCGGATTTCCGCACCTAAAACTGAAAAGGAGCAGAATTTTGATGACGAGTATAACTACGAATTCGATTACGAGGTAATCTTTGCTAACAGCTCACCATTTCCTTCATTGGCTGGCATATTATACAGGAACGAATACAAATAGGAAAGTAACGTTTTAAAGTTTTATAGTTTTAAAggaaagttttaaaataaaattagagtGCTTGATGCGCATGGTTTCAACTGAAAATATACATTATTTGAGTGTAAAATATCAAATTCACGAACAATGACGGCGAAAACAtggtttctttgtttcttaatTAAGCTTCATTCATATGGTTACACCACATGGTAAACCCTCAAAAAATCTAGTCCACTGAACCACCCACACTTCTTTATTTTGAATgaatataaaagaataaacTGGACAAAGTGTTTGTTGTTAATTGGTctgtttgggatgcgccactacgttcacttcaattcataacCGCATGAGGTTTATGGACGTATTTCTAGCCAATACGGTGACTTGCAGGACTAACCGATGtatcagtgttttcatcctccctgAGAAGTTTGGCACTACACTTATCGACCACGGCGGATGTAGAGCTTGGTTTacactggggcggtttcgaagcatcgatcgatcgcacacctcttaccgactgagcTACACTCGCACCTGAATGAAAATAACTGCTCCAGGATATACCATCAATTGTTCAGAAGTTCCAAAAGGTTAATAAAGGTAGttccaaaagaagaaaacactaGTTGGAAGCGCACGAGAGCGGCTGTGAGTCACTGGATGAATGTACCTCAGGAAATTTCCGAGGAATCGATGAACTATGCTGTCCAGACTAACATCcattttctattcttattcGATTCCTTGCAGGACGATTTCGAAAGCGACGAGGATCCCGACGACAGCAGACCATCCgttttcgaagagaaaaaacccgTCGAGAATGGCGTTGTTTCGCCTGTTCCGAGCGTAGAAGATTTGCATGCACTCTCAAAGTCGCGGACACCTCCATCGCAGGAGGTTCCTCTCAAAAGTGAGGTTAGAAAAGAACTACTAGTTCAAACCACGCATACAGTATTCTGATTGTGCTTCTTTCTAGTTTTGATGATTTTTAGAATGAAGACACGTTGATCATTAGCGAGAAAGTTGCGGGCGACACTCCACTTTTGCAAAGGCTTGCGAGTCGCCGAAGTGGACGTCCTCCAGATCAAGCGCCTCAGCATCCTGCAAAAACCCCGAACAAGGTGTGCAGTTTTTTCACTGTTGCTTGGTGATTTACTACTATGACATAGTACTTTCTGCCTTAGAATTtagttattaaaaattaaattaaagttaTCAAAATAAGTTATTATGGAAATTATAgaattttcttagttttggagagaattttattatttttagagtAGCGGTTAGCATCGATAGAATactagaataataaaatatcgtATAGAACCActcgtcgctgcagtttgcgatggtcacacctcgatctcaaccgctagctctaccgcaccgcttcgtgcGTAGCCATTGAagcaattgcaccgagcttcacgaCTTCTGGACACAAGTATAGCTGGACATAGGTGGATTCAGGAGATAGACTCTCCGTTTCTGCTGTACTAGGATCGGGTCATGATACTATAacatcccgcacgtcggtagGACCAAAACACTGCAAACAAGAGACTGGGGAGTACGAGAGAGGCCGTTCGGAGTCATCTCCAACAACAAAGCtccatgtccactccgggaagACATTCTCCAAAATTCATGGAACAAGCAAAACAGTAATATGAAAGAAACTCTTGATTCCAGAGAAAGTCTGATAGGCTAGCGGCAGGAAGGACGGAGATACAAGAGTCATCTAGggtaccgaaacggaaaaggactaggatcacgatctgtacttacaacgcacCTACCCTTGGATCGGAtgcggccattgaagatctgatgatgcaagctagCATGATTGGGTACGACGTCATCGTACTTACTGAGACGTGACGACGCCGCCCACTGAATGCAGTATATGACGCTGGAGGactgttcttaggaaaatGCGatagtagaggagttggtgttcttgtcaacacgagtatggcagtGAACATAGACTTTTTCGAACGACAAGTGAAGTGAATGGAGCGAAGAGGGATTTTATCAtaacgactaagaccatccataggaaatcgcaattccagaaaaattttcttcctctctaGGCTGAACGTAGAAGTCACCAGATGAAGGCTATCATggtgaaattgaccacatcatcgtcagtaaaaggttctgcttgacggatgtcgctgttgtaccaaagtttcaTACGGGACCAAACCATCACCTTTTTTGAgggagattttcttttcacacaGAGAAAACGAAAGCTTGGAAGTTCACAAACTCTCAGAACCATCATCTATTGGGACCTCTTCGTTTTGCTTATTGGTTTTTAGGAAGATGTCGCTAAGAACAGCATCGCTGACGAATATTATcggcttgtagaacatcttcatcTTCACGATCATACAAGGAAAGCGATCaatttcaaaaccaccaagaaacgcctatctaaaaaaaaatcctggattAGTGTGGAGCTGAACGAGCTGCAAGCAACCatgaactcacgtccgagcttgCGAGGCATTGCTGAGAAGCGATAAAGGAGGACGTCGAAGAGCAGCAGCAGAGGTGGGTAAGAGCATTCGCTACGCCCACGGGAACTTTCCCAATCGTAAATCAAAATTGAGTGCTCTGAACCCATATGGAACAGTTACAGCATCGAGAAGAATGGTGGAGAAGGTCATTCAGACTTCTACTCAAACCTCTTCCacagccacgtccacttgccttCTCATAATCTGAGGGATGATGGACTTGTCATTCCAAAGGTCGTCCCTTCCAAAGTCCTacatgccatcatgtcggtgaagGATCGTTCTTCATCTGGTCCTCAGAAAATTAAGTCTTAACATCTtgagagccttccgccagtcctcatcaacacactgACTCTCATTACCCGTTATTTGTCGGAATGCGAGGTTTTTAAGCAATGGAGAACCAGAAAAACCGTGCTGTCGTACAAGATTAGAACGCGATGCGAGAATTGCAGTGGGATAACATGGGAATGAAACTTGACAGCCGGCATTTCGATTCACCGATAACATCGTTGCGATAACATAAACCATCAATTAGGCCTAACGAATGTTGGTCGAATTTGATGGAACATGTAGAAAGATCAGTCTCCACCTGAATCTTCTCCGTTAGCGAGGAGAGGTATCGAGTAGCTTGGGGAGgatataagagcatcgaggatgtagtgaagagggcTAAGACGATCCGGCTCCGTGTTCatctattcaacaccaccccgtttttcctgctttgatcTACACTTTAGAAACCTGGGGGTATTGCAAGCAGGAAActgcgatcagcgtcataggACGCGCAATTGAAAGGATAACGCAAGGAGTAGCCCGCTTTACACAAATCAAAGAAGGGATTTgaagttcactcctacgtcatCGATCAAAGATTAGAAACGCTGTCGCATATGCCGAGAAGTGTAAAATGAAGTGGGCCAGACACGTTTCAACGACCACCGTTAGACCAGAGCCGTGACCGACTAGATGCTACGCGAAATCAAAAAATGCGATGGTCGTCGAGTCCTTTGCGAGCAGAGGAGGCACTGGGCAACCCTTGCACGCGATAGGGACGAATGAAAGAATTACTGAGATCCGCTCGAGTAGATTGATGAATAACGGGAGCACAAGTGATACCAGTTATATCTCTATCAATACacgatattttagaaaaataattactaCATATCTTGGAAGAACGACTGACTCAATTTTTGATTACGAAAGGATGTTTATAATTTGCAGCAACAGCCCCGGATAGCATCTGCTGAGCGACGAATCAACTTTTCAGCTGCTTCAGCGGTAAACCACAGTGCACTCGTTCAAGCAGATGAGCGGTATCGAAAGCTCAGAGAACTTATTGGTGAGTAAATTTAGAAAGACTCATTGAGAATATGCTTTTCCATATTGTTTCCGTTCTGATTTCTTTGATACCGTTATTtatgttcacttcaaaaaagtgaCGGTCAAGTTGCACTACATAGATGTGGAAGAAATCAGAAGACACACAGTACGGGCGGTGCAGAACACGTTGTACCAGAGTAACGTTACGTCCCCGGTGGACGGGCGCTGACTTTTTCCATAGAACACGACAGAAACCTCAgagctcttcttttttgttttttttactttaacttttcattctttttttgtaagattATATAATCGTGACAGCGATCacctcacgagatcctgtcacctcgtctggccattcttcgcctccgtcctctgcgccaaaaatccatcagtatcatcaactgctattcaccaacatcagcagctgatgattccgaattggacgcgttttacgaggagctggaggaagtagtccgcaacgagaagtcctttttcaaattcgttgtcggagacttcaatgcaaaactaggaaaggccacagaagaggattacaggattggaagatttggacttggggaccggaatgaaaacggcaatcgtctcaccgggctgttgtccgccgctcctctctttcatgggaactctcttttcatcaaaaaagatcatcgtcggtggacatgggaatcgcccaatggcgcgactcttacggagatcgaccacatactcaccaaccggaggtggtgtctacttgacatCTCAgcagtaccatccttttgtagtgggtctgatcaccgtctccttcgtgcgaaaatacgacttagctacacgatggaaaagaacatctgctatcggcaacgaaggagaaaagaagtcgtctacgacgattgcgtactcgaggactccttgtcccacggtgactggcacattgaggaggacccaaacgtggactacgagatgctgctcagaggattacgagcctgtgctgaacgtgcctcgaagccgcgcacgacaaacttggattgaatttcgaagaccaccaaggaattgttgggaagaagaagggctttgaggcttgatccgaatgcatcgcacattgagcggttagtagcaaacactagctgcggaaaagcgttgcaggaggatcttttgaagtatttgcagaagaagattctagaagcagcacaaagaagaacgagtctaaagaagtgccgcagggatctctgcgaatataatattcctcTAGCAACCttgcgaagacgggactcgcacgacttctcgttgtgagatggaaatcattacggagaggttctactcgaaccttttccgttcatcaactcctgtgtcaagcccaatcatccccactggcgaagctccaccacggattctcccttcggaagtatgagtcgctatcaagagcatgaaacctggcacagcccccggacctgattttatatcagcagactttcatCGAgttggtggccatccacttcatgtaatctcaGCGGCGCACATTACGTCCTacgttcagaaagaaaagatcccAGACCGGTGGAAGAACttgcgaaccgttcttatccataagaaaggtgaccgagaggaccttcggaactaccgtccgatatgcttgctgagtgtgttatacaaagtattcaccaagatcatcctcacacgcatatctaggacgctggatgaagcccagcctcaagaacaagctggattccgccaggggttcagctgcttggaccacatccagaccgtgtcgagggtcatagaggtttgccgggaataccgcctgccccttgttctaaccttcgtcgactatgagaaagcctttgacagcgtagaaacgaatgcaatactgtcagcgctgatCGATCAAGGTGTAGACGCGTCATATGTGacgacattagccaattgttaagaacgatgcacgactaggatacagcttttccaccgccctctcatcatacccattggaaagggggtacgacaaggcgatactatatcgccgaagctgttcacggctgcattgcgaTGGCTAATGGGATCACTTTCGTAGGAGGAAAGGGGTATACGTATTGATGGGAGGTTCTTCTCCAACCTTCGTTTTGGCgtcgacatcgttctcttttcgagcagtaccaatgaagcagaaacgatgctcaacgaattgaacgaagcagggaagagaataggactacgaataaacagaaagaagacacagttcatgaagaacgcccactgcgaggacggaggagtacaacttgaaggctcccaaatcgtggaaactccgtcatacgtatacctcggacgttctatgaacatggaaaacgacttgaaggaagaactgaatagaagaatgagagcagcatgggcagcattcgcagccgtcagggaccaactgacggaccaagatcttcgtgcccatctgttcgactcgacagtccttccatcgctctgttacgcagcggagacgtgggcagacaccgcggccacgtctaggaagctacttactacccacagagccctcgagagatgtctcctgaagtttaaccgacgcacacaacacctagccggtcttcgtagctccgacttaagagggaTGTCctgtcttcgcgacccagcggaatatgtatcgaaagcaaaacatagatgggccggtcacatcatgagaagaatcgacgatagatggactaaaagaacgctagagtggatcccaagggacgctaaacgccccccgagggagaccgccaacgagatggggtgacgcgttcgctacacggatggaccagctgagagctcagctggatacggctcaaggacctcgtcaacgtcacttacgaagcttgagaacatcttggatgacaatggcgagggaaacgagtggaagagatgctggggcccgcaagtccagtgaagacgggccatctaagtacctaagtaagtaagtatataATCGagatcacgagtgtagttgcggtacatttgcgtacgcggtcTG
This window of the Necator americanus strain Aroian chromosome III, whole genome shotgun sequence genome carries:
- a CDS encoding hypothetical protein (NECATOR_CHRIII.G11837.T1), whose amino-acid sequence is MSSVRYFFIQSIEAVLPSKSLKQINQKLRIQHAKIQVQSRMGTTEIQKPVHLLTFDINAKPKAEKRSRDVSNSKTMESSRSKSKTSTITPTDSKKHVEKKSKPADDKAPKKHHKTSKSLSSETEKHNRKSEMKETKIETRISAPKTEKEQNFDDEYNYEFDYEDIPSIVQKFQKDDFESDEDPDDSRPSVFEEKKPVENGVVSPVPSVEDLHALSKSRTPPSQEVPLKSENEDTLIISEKVAGDTPLLQRLASRRSGRPPDQAPQHPAKTPNKRSPHEILSPRLAILRLRPLRQKSISIINCYSPTSAADDSELDAFYEELEEVVRNEKSFFKFVVGDFNAKLGKATEEDYRIGRFGLGDRNENGNRLTGLLSAAPLFHGNSLFIKKDHRRWTWESPNGATLTEIDHILTNRRWCLLDISAVPSFCSGSDHRLLRAKIRLSYTMEKNICYRQRRRKEVVYDDCVLEDSLSHGDWHIEEDPNVDYEMLLRGLRACAERASKPRTTNLD
- a CDS encoding hypothetical protein (NECATOR_CHRIII.G11839.T1); amino-acid sequence: MLNELNEAGKRIGLRINRKKTQFMKNAHCEDGGVQLEGSQIVETPSYVYLGRSMNMENDLKEELNRRMRAAWAAFAAVRDQLTDQDLRAHLFDSTVLPSLCYAAETWADTAATSRKLLTTHRALERCLLKFNRRTQHLAGLRSSDLRGMSCLRDPAEYVSKAKHRWAGHIMRRIDDRWTKRTLEWIPRDAKRPPRETANEMG
- a CDS encoding hypothetical protein (NECATOR_CHRIII.G11838.T1) — its product is MKPGTAPGPDFISADFHRVGGHPLHVISAAHITSYVQKEKIPDRWKNLRTVLIHKKGDREDLRNYRPICLLSVLYKVFTKIILTRISRTLDEAQPQEQAGFRQGFSCLDHIQTVSRVIEVCREYRLPLVLTFVDYEKAFDSVETNAILSALIDQGVDASYVTTLANC
- a CDS encoding hypothetical protein (NECATOR_CHRIII.G11837.T2); amino-acid sequence: MESSRSKSKTSTITPTDSKKHVEKKSKPADDKAPKKHHKTSKSLSSETEKHNRKSEMKETKIETRISAPKTEKEQNFDDEYNYEFDYEDIPSIVQKFQKDDFESDEDPDDSRPSVFEEKKPVENGVVSPVPSVEDLHALSKSRTPPSQEVPLKSENEDTLIISEKVAGDTPLLQRLASRRSGRPPDQAPQHPAKTPNKRKSDRLAAGRTEIQESSRVPKRKRTRITICTYNAPTLGSDAAIEDLMMQASMIGIEKNGGEGHSDFYSNLFHSHVHLPSHNLRDDGLVIPKVVPSKVLHAIMSRSPHEILSPRLAILRLRPLRQKSISIINCYSPTSAADDSELDAFYEELEEVVRNEKSFFKFVVGDFNAKLGKATEEDYRIGRFGLGDRNENGNRLTGLLSAAPLFHGNSLFIKKDHRRWTWESPNGATLTEIDHILTNRRWCLLDISAVPSFCSGSDHRLLRAKIRLSYTMEKNICYRQRRRKEVVYDDCVLEDSLSHGDWHIEEDPNVDYEMLLRGLRACAERASKPRTTNLD